One window from the genome of Engraulis encrasicolus isolate BLACKSEA-1 chromosome 16, IST_EnEncr_1.0, whole genome shotgun sequence encodes:
- the LOC134466628 gene encoding cell adhesion molecule 3-like — MQLQQTLLLPTLAVLLISLALSTALPDDEDRYQPVALDQMVSVGRTVILTCTVTETDNYSLSWRNKAQQTMYFGDKKALRDSRIQLHNSTPTELSISISDVQLSDEGEYTCSIFTTPVRMARATLTVLGVPGKPVISGYQEQVQEGASVTLKCTSSGSKPPAKLRWYRGDQELIGRPDIVESDPGAPTYTVISELLVTASRQDNHQPIVCEVEHVSIGEGEEKKRTESYLDVLYSPSVRIQPSSDLPREGEKFHLECISDGNPAPSSFVWEKKDADLPALAKSNNSYLRFEALNKSDAGVYLCTANNDVGQEQSQYTLLVQGVQGGCEVGLPAQNLDFEKKKQQTQTETQALLQIEREKLALYRERLEIEKERLALEREKFEWEKKKHSEL; from the exons ATGCAGCTGCAACAGACTCTCCTGCTCCCTACTCTGGCCGTCCTCCTGATCAGCCTGGCTCTCTCCACAGCACTCCCTG ATGACGAGGACCGCTACCAGCCAGTCGCGTTGGACCAGATGGTGTCGGTGGGCAGGACCGTGATCCTGACCTGCACGGTGACCGAGACGGACAACTACTCCCTCTCATGGAGAAACAAGGCACAGCAGACGATGTACTTTGGAGACAAGAAAG CTCTGAGAGACAGCCGTATCCAGCTCCACAATTCGACGCCCACTgagctctccatctccatctcggaCGTCCAGCTGTCTGACGAGGGAGAGTACACATGCTCCATCTTCACCACGCCGGTACGGATGGCCCGCGCCACACTCACCGTACTGG GTGTCCCTGGTAAACCCGTTATCTCGGGCTACCAGGAGCAGGTTCAGGAGGGTGCTAGCGTGACGCTAAAGTGCACCAGCTCCGGTAGCAAGCCTCCCGCTAAGCTGCGCTGGTATCGCGGAGACCAGGAACTCATTG GTCGTCCGGACATTGTGGAGTCGGATCCCGGCGCCCCCACCTACACGGTCATCAGCGAGCTATTGGTCACCGCCAGTCGTCAGGACAACCATCAGCCAATCGTGTGCGAGGTGGAGCACGTCTCCatcggagagggagaggagaagaaacgcACCGAGAGTTACCTGGACGTACTGT actCTCCGAGTGTGAGGATTCAACCCTCCAGCGATCTGCCCAGAGAGGGCGAGAAGTTCCACCTGGAGTGTATCAGCGATGGAAACCCagc GCCCTCGTCCTTCGTCTGGGAGAAGAAAGATGCTGATCTCCCTGCGTTAGCGAAGAGCAATAACAGCTACCTGCGCTTCGAGGCGCTCAACAAATCGGACGCCGGCGTTTATCTGTGCACAGCCAACAACGACGTGGGGCAAGAACAGAGTCAATACACACTATTGGTGCAAg GTGTACAAGGAGGCTGTGAGGTGGGCCTGCCGGCTCAAAATTTGGATTTCGAAAAAAAGAAGCAGCAGACGCAGACGGAAACACAAGCCCTCCTCCAAATTGAGAGGGAGAAGTTGGCGCTTTATCGGGAGCGACTggaaatagagaaggagagattggctttggagagagagaaatttgagtgggagaaaaaaaaacatagcgaATTGTAA